From the Halodesulfovibrio sp. genome, one window contains:
- a CDS encoding CvpA family protein, whose amino-acid sequence MNYLDLIFILITGFFCVRGFFRGLILEITSIAGVIGGFILANNYYEQLAPHLATVISPKWADVTAYALIFIGVLLAAAIISSLLRKIIGAAGAAWLDYTFGGVLGGAKGVLLCCIVLAFILHFFPYSETVQTSIVVPHLSSVTDMLRQFIPETL is encoded by the coding sequence ATGAACTATCTTGATCTCATTTTTATTCTTATTACTGGATTTTTTTGTGTCCGGGGCTTTTTCAGGGGTCTAATATTAGAAATCACTTCAATTGCAGGAGTCATTGGCGGTTTTATTCTTGCCAACAATTATTACGAACAGTTGGCACCGCATCTTGCTACTGTCATCTCCCCAAAGTGGGCTGATGTTACAGCATACGCACTCATTTTTATTGGCGTATTGCTTGCTGCTGCTATTATTTCAAGCTTGCTGCGAAAAATCATCGGTGCAGCCGGTGCGGCATGGCTTGACTACACTTTTGGCGGAGTTCTCGGCGGCGCAAAGGGTGTTCTGCTTTGCTGCATTGTTCTCGCTTTTATCTTACATTTCTTCCCATACTCCGAAACAGTGCAGACATCTATTGTGGTTCCCCATCTAAGCTCAGTAACAGACATGCTCCGGCAGTTTATCCCCGAAACGCTATAA
- the mazG gene encoding nucleoside triphosphate pyrophosphohydrolase has protein sequence MTKSTTEALLALRNVIDELLGENGCPWDKEQTPQTLCDYLLEETYELVDAIRSGSVIDVREEMGDVAFLILFISSLYEKEGFTLADSMQENAAKMIRRHPHVFGELDIQNVEEVWANWEKIKRTEKQSDAEDKPKGTFDSLPKGLPSLLKAYRLNSKAARVGFTWNSDADVEKQYHAEWKEFQDALASGDTEAITSEFGDVLFTLVELGRRKGIKANTALDGTNLKFLDRFEKMEALSHERGMTFSDLSFEEMDALWDEVKKQSS, from the coding sequence ATGACCAAAAGTACTACTGAAGCCTTACTTGCCCTGCGGAACGTAATTGACGAGCTCCTCGGTGAAAACGGGTGTCCTTGGGACAAAGAGCAGACTCCACAAACGTTATGCGACTACCTGCTGGAAGAAACCTACGAGCTTGTAGATGCCATTCGCAGTGGTAGCGTTATTGATGTCCGAGAAGAAATGGGCGATGTTGCATTTCTCATCCTCTTCATAAGCAGCCTGTACGAAAAAGAAGGCTTTACTCTTGCCGATTCTATGCAGGAAAATGCTGCTAAAATGATCCGACGTCACCCGCACGTATTTGGTGAACTGGATATACAGAACGTTGAAGAAGTATGGGCTAACTGGGAAAAAATTAAGCGCACCGAAAAACAATCAGACGCTGAAGACAAACCTAAAGGCACTTTTGACAGCTTGCCTAAGGGACTCCCTTCCTTGCTTAAAGCCTACCGGCTCAACTCTAAGGCTGCACGGGTTGGCTTTACCTGGAACTCAGATGCTGATGTAGAGAAGCAATACCATGCAGAATGGAAAGAGTTTCAAGATGCACTCGCATCAGGTGATACTGAAGCCATTACCTCCGAGTTCGGTGATGTACTCTTTACCTTGGTAGAGCTTGGCAGACGCAAGGGAATTAAAGCGAACACTGCACTTGATGGAACCAACTTAAAGTTTCTTGATCGATTTGAAAAAATGGAAGCACTCTCCCACGAACGCGGCATGACGTTTTCTGATCTTTCTTTTGAAGAGATGGATGCACTGTGGGATGAAGTTAAAAAGCAGAGCAGCTAA